From one Erythrobacter sp. HKB08 genomic stretch:
- a CDS encoding DsbE family thiol:disulfide interchange protein, with translation MKKLWLWIPLGLFLMFCGVAAYQLTQPKDEFIPSTMIGKPLPQFDLRAASGDRPGLTTADLADGKPKLLNIWASWCVPCIAEAPHLERLRQSGAEIVGVAIRDRPEDVARFLDQYGNPYTRIGADDLSEVQLGIGSSGVPETFVIDGKGTIVYQHIGDVRASDVPVLLAKLREAGA, from the coding sequence ATGAAGAAGCTCTGGCTCTGGATACCGCTCGGCCTGTTCCTGATGTTCTGCGGCGTGGCAGCCTACCAGCTGACGCAGCCGAAGGATGAATTCATCCCGAGCACGATGATCGGCAAGCCGCTGCCGCAGTTCGACCTGCGCGCCGCAAGCGGGGACCGGCCCGGCCTGACCACCGCCGACCTCGCCGACGGCAAGCCCAAGCTGCTCAACATCTGGGCGAGCTGGTGCGTGCCCTGCATCGCGGAGGCCCCGCATCTCGAGCGACTTCGCCAGAGCGGTGCGGAAATCGTCGGCGTGGCGATCCGCGACCGGCCGGAAGATGTCGCCCGCTTCCTCGATCAATACGGCAATCCCTACACGCGCATCGGCGCAGACGACCTCAGCGAAGTGCAGCTCGGCATCGGTTCGTCCGGCGTGCCGGAGACCTTCGTCATCGATGGCAAGGGCACCATCGTCTACCAGCACATCGGCGACGTTCGTGCGAGCGATGTCCCGGTCCTGCTCGCCAAGCTGCGGG